One window of Microtus pennsylvanicus isolate mMicPen1 chromosome X, mMicPen1.hap1, whole genome shotgun sequence genomic DNA carries:
- the Med12 gene encoding mediator of RNA polymerase II transcription subunit 12 isoform X6 encodes MAAFGILSYEHRPLKRLRLGPPDVYPQDPKQKEDELTALNVKQGFNNQPAVSGDEHGSAKNVNFNPAKISSNFSSIIAEKLRCNTFSDTSRKKSLMNQKDNFWLVTARSQSAINTWFTDLAGTKPLTNLAKKVPIFSKKEEVFGYLAKYTVPVMRAAWLIKMTCAYYAAMSETKVKKKNTADPFTEWTQIITKYLWEQLQKMAEYYRPGPAGSGGCGSTIGPLPHDVEVAIRQWDYNEKLAMFMFQDGMLDRHEFLTWVLECFEKIRPGEDELLKLLLPLLLRYSGEFVQSAYLSRRLAYFCTRRLALQLDGMSSHSSHVISAQSTSSLPTTPAPQPPTSSTPTTPFSDLLMCPQHRPLVFGLSCILQTILLCCPSALVWHYSLTDSRIKTGSPLDHLPIAPSNLPMPEGNSAFTQQVRAKLREIEQQIKERGQAVEVRWSFDKCQEATAGFTIGRVLHTLEVLDSHSFERSDFSNSLDSLCNRIFGLGPSKDGHEISSDDDAVVSLLCEWAVSCKRSGRHRAMVVAKLLEKRQAEIEAERCGESEAADEKGSIASGSLSAPSAPIFQDVLLQFLDTQAPMLTDPRSESERVEFFNLVLLFCELIRHDVFSHNMYTCTLISRGDLAFGAPGPRPPSPFDDPADDPERKETEGSSSSKLEDPGLSESMDIDPSSSVLFEDMEKPDFSLFSPTMPCEGKGSPSPEKPDVEKEVKPPPKEKIEGTLGVLYDQPRHVQYATHFPIPQEESCSHECNQRLVVLFGVGKQRDDARHAIKKITKDILKVLNRKGTAETDQLAPIVPLNPGDLTFLGGEDGQKRRRNRPEAFPTAEDIFAKFQHLSHYDQHQVTAQVSRNVLEQITSFALGMSYHLPLVQHVQFIFDLMEYSLSISGLIDFAIQLLNELSVVEAELLLKSSDLVGSYTTSLCLCIVAVLRHYHACLILNQDQMAQVFEGLCGVVKHGMNRSDGSSAERCILAYLYDLYTSCSHLKSKFGELFSDFCSKVKNTIYCNVEPSESNMRWAPEFMIDTLENPAAHTFTYTGLGKSLSENPANRYSFVCNALMHVCVGHHDPDRVNDIAILCAELTGYCKSLSAEWLGVLKALCCSSNNGTCGFNDLLCNVDVSDLSFHDSLATFVAILIARQCLLLEDLIRCAAIPSLLNAACSEQDSEPGARLTCRILLHLFKTPQLNPCQSDGNKPTVGIRSSCDRHLLAASQNRIVDGAVFAVLKAVFVLGDAELKGSGFTVTGGTEELPEEEGGGGNGGRRQGGRNISVETASLDVYAKYVLRSICQQEWVGERCLKSLCEDSNDLQDPVLSSAQAQRLMQLICYPHRLLDNEDGENPQRQRIKRILKNLDQWTMRQSSLELQLMIKQTPNNEMNSLLENIAKATIEVFQQSAETGSSSGSTASNMPSSSKTKPVLSSLERSGVWLVAPLIAKLPTSVQGHVLKAAGEELEKGQHLGSSSRKERDRQKQKSMSLLSQQPFLSLVLTCLKGQDEQREGLLASLHSQVHQIVINWRENQYLDDCKPKQLMHEALKLRLNLVGGMFDTVQRSTQQTTEWAQLLLEIIISGTVDMQSNNELFTTVLDMLSVLINGTLAADMSSISQGSMEENKRAYMNLVKKLQKDLGERQSDSLEKVHQLLPLPKQNRDVIACEPQGSLIDTKGNKIAGFDSIFKKEGLQVSTKHKISPWDLFEGLKPSTASLSWAWFGTVRVDRRVARGEEQQRLLLYHTHLRPRPRAYYLEPLPLPPEDEEPPAPALLEPEKKAPEPPKTDKPGAAPPSTEERKKKSTKGKKRSQPATKTEDYGMGPGRSGPYGVTVPPDLLHHANPGSISHLNYRQNSLGLYTQNQPLPAGGPRVDPYRPVRLPMQKLPTRPPYPGVLSTPGITAVMGLEPTSYKTSVYRQQQPTVPQGQRLRQQLQAKISQGMLGQSSVHQMTPSSSYGLQTSQGYTSYVSHVGLQQHTGPAGTMVPPSYSSQPYQSTHPSTNPTLVDPTRHLQQRPSGYVHQQAPTYGHGLTSTQRFSHQTLQQTPMMGTMTPLSAQGVQAGVRSTSILPEQQQQQQQQQQQQQQQQQQQQQQQQQQQQYHIRQQQQQQQQQQILRQQQQQQQQQQQQQQQQQQQPQQPQQPQQPQQPQQPHQQQQTAPPQPQPQSQPQFQRQGLQQTQQQQQTAALVRQLQQQLSNTQPQPSTNIFGRY; translated from the exons ATGGCGGCTTTCGGGATCTTGAGCTACGAGCACCGACCCCTGAAGCGGCTGCGGTTGGGGCCTCCCGATGTGTACCCTCAAGATCCCAAACAGAAAGAG GATGAACTGACGGCTTTGAATGTAAAACAAGGTTTCAATAACCAGCCTGCTGTCTCTGGGGATGAACATGGCAGTGCCAAGAACGTCAACTTCAATCCTGCCAAG atcaGTTCCAACTTCAGCAGCATTATTGCCGAGAAGTTACGCTGCAATACTTTCTCTGACACCAGTCGCAAGAAGTCCCTCATGAACCAGAAGGACAacttctggctggtgactgcacgATCTCAGAGTGCTATTAACACCTGGTTCACCGACCTGGCTGGCACCAAACCACTCACAAACCTAGCTAAAAAG GTCCCCATTTTCAGTAAAAAGGAAGAAGTGTTTGGATACTTAGCCAAATACACAGTGCCTGTGATGCGGGCTGCTTGGCTCATTAAGATGACCTGTGCCTATTATGCAGCAATGTCTGAGACTAAGGTTAAGAAGAAAAATACTGCTGACCCTTTCACGG AATGGACTCAAATCATTACAAAGTACTTATGGGAACAGCTACAGAAGATGGCTGAATACTATCGGCCAGGGCCTGCAGGAAGTGGAGGCTGTGGTTCTACTATAGGACCCTTGCCCCATGATGTAGAGGTGGCAATCAGGCAGTGGGACTACAATGAGAAGCTCGCCATGTTCATGTTTCAG GATGGAATGCTGGACAGACATGAGTTCCTGACTTGGGTGCTTGAGTGTTTTGAGAAAATACGCCCTGGAGAGGACGAATTGCTTAAATTGCTGCTTCCTCTACTGCTTCGA TACTCAGGGGAATTTGTCCAGTCTGCCTATCTGTCCCGCCGCCTTGCCTACTTCTGTACCCGGAGACTGGCTCTACAGCTGGATGGCATGAGCAGTCACTCATCTCATGTTATATCTGCTCAGTCAACAAGCTCTCTGCCCACCACTCCTGCACCTCAGCCCCCAACTAGCAGTACACCCACGACTCCCTTTAGTGACCTGCTTATGTGTCCTCAGCACCGGCCCCTGGTTTTTGGCCTCAGCTGTATCCTTCAG ACCATCCTCCTGTGTTGTCCCAGTGCTCTAGTTTGGCACTACTCATTGACTGATAGTCGAATTAAGACTGGCTCTCCACTTGACCACCTGCCCATTGCTCCCTCCAACTTGCCCATGCCAGAGGGTAATAGTGCCTTCACTCAGCAG GTGCGTGCAAAATTGCGAGAGATTGAACAGCAGATCAAGGAGCGAGGACAAGCAGTTGAGGTTCGCTGGTCTTTTGATAAGTGCCAGGAAGCTACTGCAG GTTTCACCATTGGACGGGTGCTCCACACTTTAGAAGTACTAGACAGCCATAGTTTTGAGCGCTCTGACTTTAGTAATTCTCTTGACTCCCTTTGTAATCGAATTTTTGGACTGGGGCCTAGTAAGGATGGTCATGAG ATTTCCTCAGATGATGATGCTGTGGTATCATTATTATGTGAATGGGCTGTGAGCTGCAAACGCTCTGGTCGGCATCGTGCTATGGTAGTAGCCAAGCTCCTGGAGAAGAGACAAGCCGAAATTGAGGCTGAG CGTTGCGGAGAATCTGAAGCAGctgatgagaagggttccatcgccTCTGGTTCCCTTTCTGCTCCTAGTGCACCCATATTCCAGGATGTCCTCCTGCAGTTTCTGGATACACAGGCTCCCATGCTGA CTGATCCCCGCAGTGAGAGTGAACGAGTGGAATTCTTTAACTTAGTACTGCTTTTCTGTGAACTGATCCGACACGATGTTTTCTCCCACAACATGTACACCTGCACTCTCATCTCTCGGGGGGACCTTGCATTTGGAGCCCCTGGTCCTCGGCCTCCTTCTCCCTTTGATGATCCTGCAGATGACCCAGAGCGCAAGGAAACTGAAGGCAGCAGCAGTAGCAAGCTAGAG GATCCAGGGCTCTCTGAATCTATGGACATCGACCCTAGTTCCAGTGTGCTCTTTGAAGACATGGAGAAACCCGATTTCTCA TTGTTCTCTCCTACTATGCCTTGTGAGGGGAAGGGAAGTCCATCCCCTGAGAAACCAGATGTCGAAAAGGAAGTGAAGCCCCCACCCAAAGAGAAGATCGAGGGGACACTTGGGGTTCTTTATGACCAGCCACGACATGTGCAGTATGCCACACATTTTCCAATCCCACAG GAGGAGTCATGCAGCCATGAGTGCAACCAGCGGTTGGTCGTACTGTTTGGGGTGGGGAAGCAGCGAGATGATGCCCGCCATGCCATCAAGAAGATTACCAAGGATATCCTGAAGGTTCTGAACCGCAAGGGGACAGCAGAAACTG ACCAGCTTGCTCCTATTGTGCCTCTGAATCCTGGAGACCTGACATTCTTAG GTGGGGAAGATGGGCAGAAGCGCCGCCGCAACCGGCCAGAAGCCTTCCCCACTGCTGAAGATATTTTTGCTAAGTTCCAGCACCTTTCTCATTATGACCAACATCAGGTCACGGCTCAG GTCTCCCGGAATGTTCTGGAGCAGATCACGAGCTTTGCCCTTGGCATGTCGTACCACTTGCCTCTGGTGCAGCATGTGCAGTTCATCTTCGACCTCATGGAATATTCTCTGAGCATCAGTGGCCTCATCGACTTTGCCATTCAG CTGCTGAATGAGCTGAGCGTGGTTGAGGCCGAGCTCCTCCTCAAATCCTCTGATCTGGTGGGTAGCTACACAACCAGCCTATGCTTATGTATCGTGGCTGTCCTTCGACACTATCACGCCTGCCTCATCCTCAACCAGGACCAGATGGCACAAGTCTTTGAGGG GCTCTGTGGCGTGGTGAAGCATGGAATGAACCGCTCAGATGGCTCCTCTGCAGAGCGCTGTATCCTTGCTTATCTCTATGATCTGTATACTTCCTGTAGCCATTTAAAGAGCAAATTTGGGGAGCTCTTCAG TGACTTTTGCTCAAAAGTGAAGAACACCATCTACTGCAATGTGGAGCCATCAGAATCCAATATGCGCTGGGCACCGGAGTTCATGATTGACACTCTGGAGAACCCTGCTGCTCACACTTTCACCTACACGGGGCTAGGCAAGAGTCTGAGCGAGAACCCTGCTAACCGCTACAGCTTTGTCTGCAATGCTCTCATGCACGTCTGTGTGGGGCATCATGATCCTGATAG GGTAAATGACATCGCAATCCTGTGCGCGGAGCTGACCGGCTATTGCAAGTCACTGAGTGCAGAGTGGCTAGGAGTACTTAAGGCTCTGTGCTGCTCTTCTAACAATGGCACTTGTGGTTTCAACGATCTCCTGTGCAATGTAGAT GTCAGTGACTTGTCTTTTCACGATTCCCTGGCTACTTTTGTTGCCATCCTCATCGCCCGACAGTGTTTGCTCCTGGAAGACCTGATTCGCTGTGCTGCTATCCCTTCACTCCTGAATGCTG CTTGTAGCGAACAGGATTCTGAGCCAGGGGCCCGGCTTACTTGCCGCATCCTCCTCCACCTGTTCAAGACACCACAGCTCAATCcttgccaatctgatggaa ACAAACCTACTGTTGGAATCCGGTCCTCCTGTGACCGCCACCTGCTGGCTGCCTCCCAGAACCGCATCGTGGATGGAGCTGTGTTTGCTGTTCTCAAGGCTGTGTTTGTACTCG GGGATGCGGAGCTGAAAGGTTCAGGCTTCACGGTGACAGGAGGAACAGAAGAACTtccagaagaggagggaggaggtggtaATGGTGGTAGGAGGCAGGGTGGCCGCAACATCTCTGTGGAGACAGCAAGTCTGGATGTCTATGCCAAGTACGTGCTGCGAAGCATCTGCCAACAG GAATGGGTAGGAGAACGCTGCCTTAAGTCACTGTGTGAGGACAGCAATGATCTACAAGACCCAGTGTTGAGTAGTGCCCAGGCCCAACGCCTCATGCAGCTCATCTGTTACCCACATCGACTGCTGGACAATGAAGATGGAGAAAACCCCCAGCGGCAGCGCATTAAGCGTATTCTCAAG AACTTGGACCAGTGGACCATGCGCCAGTCCTCCTTGGAGCTACAGCTGATGATCAAGCAGACCCCCAACAAT GAGATGAACTCCCTCTTGGAGAACATTGCCAAGGCCACAATTGAGGTTTTCCAACAGTCAGCAGAGACAGGGTCATCTTCTGGAAGTACAGCAAGCAACATGCCCAGCAGTAGCAAGACCAAACCTGTGCTCAG CTCTCTAGAGCGTTCTGGTGTGTGGCTGGTAGCTCCTCTCATTGCCAAACTGCCCACCTCAGTTCAGGGCCACGTACTGAAAGCTGCTGGGGAGGAATTGGAGAAGGGTCAGCACTTGGGTTCCTCTTCCCGAAAAGAACGAGACCGACAAAAACAGAAGAG CATGTCCCTGTTGAGCCAGCAGCCTTTCCTATCACTGGTGCTGACGTGTCTGAAAGGACAGGATGAGCAGCGTGAGGGACTCCTTGCCTCCCTCCACAGCCAGGTGCACCAG ATTGTGATTAATTGGCGAGAAAACCAGTACTTAGATGATTGCAAACCAAAGCAGCTAATGCATGAGGCCCTCAAACTGCGGCTCAACCTG GTGGGAGGCATGTTTGACACAGTGCAGCGTAGCACCCAGCAGACTACAGAGTGGGCTCAGCTCCTCCTGGAGATCATCATCAGCGGCACTGTGGACATGCAGTCTAACAA TGAGCTTTTTACTACTGTGTTGGACATGTTAAGTGTGCTTATCAATGGAACATTGGCTGCAGACATGTCTAGCATCTCGCAGGGCAGCATGGAGGAAAACAAACGTGCATATATGAACTTGGTGAAGAAGCTTCAG AAGGACTTGGGAGAACGCCAATCCGACAGTCTGGAAAAGGTTCACCAACTGTTGCCACTACCCAAGCAGAACCGAGATGTCATTGCCTGTGAGCCACAGGGCTCCCTTATTGACACCAAGGGCAACAAGATTGCTGGCTTCGATTCCATCTTCAAGAAGGAG GGTCTACAAGTTTCTACCAAACATAAGATCTCTCCCTGGGATCTTTTCGAGGGCTTGAAGCCGTCCACAGCGTCGCTCTCCTGGGCCTGGTTTGGCACAGTCCGAGTGGACCGCAGAGTGGCGCGAGGGGAGGAGCAGCAACGGTTGCTCCTCTACCACACACACCTGAGACCTCGGCCTAGAGCCTACTACTTGGAACCACTGCCACTGCCCCCAGAAGATGAGGAGCCACCAGCCCCTGCCCTACTAGAGCCTGAGAAAAAGGCTCCTGAGCCCCCCAAGACTGACAAACCAGGAGCTGCTCCTCCCAGCACCGAGGAGCGCAAGAAGAAATCCACCAAGGGCAAAAAacgcagccagccagccaccaagACTGAG GACTATGGCATGGGCCCAGGTAGGAGTGGCCCCTATGGTGTAACAGTGCCTCCAGACCTTCTGCACCATGCAAATCCTGGTTCCATATCCCACCTTAACTACAGGCAGAACTCCCTAGGCCTGTATACCCAGAATCAACCGCTACCTGCTG GTGGCCCTCGTGTGGACCCATACCGTCCTGTGCGATTACCAATGCAAAAACTGCCAACTCGACCACCTTATCCCGGTGTGCTATCCACACCGGGTATAACTGCTGTCATGGGCCTAGAACCCACATCTTATAAGACCTCTGTGTACCGGCAGCAGCAACCCACAGTGCCCCAGGGACAGCGCCTTCGCCAACAGCTCCAGGCAAAGATA AGTCAGGGGATGTTGGGACAGTCATCTGTCCATCAGATGACTCCTAGTTCTTCCTATGGTTTGCAGACTTCCCAG GGCTATACTTCTTATGTTTCTCATGTGGGACTGCAGCAACACACAGGCCCTGCAGGTACCATGGTGCCCCCCAGCTACTCCAGCCAGCCTTATCAGAGCACCCACCCTTCTACCAATCCTACTCTTGTAGATCCTACCCGCCACCTGCAACAGCGGCCCAGTGGCTATGTGCATCAGCAGGCCCCAACCTATGGGCATGGACTGACTTCCACTCAAAG GTTTTCACACCAGACACTGCAGCAGACACCCATGATGGGTACTATGACTCCATTGAGTGCCCAGGGTGTCCAGGCAGGCGTCCGTTCAACTTCCATCCTGCctgagcagcaacagcagcagcagcagcaacaacaacaacagcaacagcagcagcagcaacagcagcagcagcaacagcagcagcagcagtatcacatccggcagcagcagcagcagcagcagcagcagcagatccTACGG caacagcagcaacagcagcagcagcaacaacaacagcagcagcaacagcagcaacagccacagcagcctcagcagccgcagcagccgcagcagccacagcagccacaccagcagcagcagacagctcctccccaaccccagccccagtCCCAGCCCCAG TTCCAGCGCCAGGGGCTTCAGCAgacccagcagcagcaacagacaGCAGCTTTGGTCCGGCAGCTTCAACAACAACTCTCCA ATACCCAGCCACAACCCAGTACCAACATATTTGGACGCTACTGA